A region of the Flavobacteriaceae bacterium MAR_2010_188 genome:
TGGGCACCGCATAAAGCCAATTTCTGAGGTAATTATAAGAATTTAAAAATCCAGCTCCAGATATATCCTTGATTCTTCCAGTCCCATTATCTTGATTAAAAACCGCCTGAATATTCGCCACGATTTCGGGATGATCTTCAACATAGGCACGGCTTCCGTTTAATCCTTGCTCTTCACTTCCCCAATGCCCAACGATAATCGTACGCTTAGGATTTGGGTAAAATTTCTTTAAAAGTCTCATGGTTTCCATCATGACCAAAGATCCTGTCCCGTTGTCGGTAGCTCCGGTTCCGCCGTCCCATGAATCGAAATGTGCAGAAAGAAAAACATATTCTTCAGGTTTTTCTGTTCCTTCAATCCTTCCGATAGTATTAAAAGTTGGAGCAACCCCTAAATCCTTCGATTGGGCAACAATCTTAATTTTCGGCTTATCGCCGTGTTCGGCCATTCGATATAACATTCCATAATCTTCAAGCTGAATATTTACCATCGGAATCTTTTTTGTACTAGCGCTAAAAATCTTGCTAGCACCAAATGCCCTTGACCAATATGAAGATACAATACCAACCGCACCAGCATCTTCTAACGCAGAGGCAATATCTCTTCTTCCATAGCCGGTGTTACGCATATTCTGGTTCCATAGGTTATTTACAGAATCCCGTTCTTTCTTCATATTATCAAAAGAATCTTTGGTAGCATATTCTTCCCAATTATCATCTGGTCTTCCGGTCGCTTCTTTTTTAGAGATTAGCACGATTTTTCCTTTTACTGAAGGCAGCCATTTTTCAAATTCTAGTGAATCCTTCACAATTGGTAACACCACAACTTCTGCTGTAACGCCTTCTGCCGAAGTTCCCGGGTTCCAGGCTAACTGTGTGCCCGCCAATGTTTGCAGTCTTGGAGAAACCATATCGATATGGGTAATGCCACGTTCCCAGCTTTTCCATTCTCCCCAAGTTTCATTTTCAGCTTTTATTCCCCAACTCTTATATTTTTCTACCGCCCAATTGTGCGCCTTTAGCATCTGTGGAGTACCAACCAATCTAGGTCCGATATCATCTAATAATTGATGGCCAAGCATTTCTAGTTGAGAATTCTCTGTTTCTTCTTTTACAATCTGCTCGATTACAGGGTCAGATTCTTGGGAATAAGAATTAATCTGGAATAAAAATACTAGCGCTAAAGCCAGTTTGAGGGATTTTTTTAATATCATTTGTGGAAGATTAAATTACTTGTTTTGTTATTTGCTCCAAGTTATTGCAATTTTTAAAAATTGAGAAATTTGAAACAAATAAATATGGTTTTTGGTTCCTGCCAATTGGCAGGCAGGTTTGGTTCTAGCTTCTAGCTTCTAGCTTCTAGCTTCTAGCTTCTAGCTTCTAGCTTCTAAATCGAATAAATAAACCTGAAGGTCACATATCTCGGTTGTATAAAATATTCTGTCGCACTCACTGAAACCGCGCCACTATTACTTTGGTTCTGCGATTTTGTGTCCAATAAATTAGTCGCTTTTAGGACATATTCTAGCTTGGCATCCTTATCTTTTCTATAAGAAATAGAGGCATTCCAAAATTTGTATTCGTTAATCGTTCCTTCTTCATTGCTGAAGTTATTGTATTCAAAATCAGTTCTAAAGGTCACTTTTTGCCAGATGTAAGCGTCGAATGCAATGGAAGGGGTAGATGTAAAATATTTAGTACTTGTACTTCCCAAATCTGTATTTCGTATCCCATAATTATAACCAAGTTCTACATTTGGTGCGTCTCGAAAGTTAGTGCGCAACTCAGCTCCATAGTTTTGGTTGAAACTTTCATTCTGAGATTGTTGCCCCTGAATGAATTGATTGAACTTGGAATAATTGAAATTTCCGTTGATTCCTGCCCTAATCTTTTTAAAAGTCCTTTGAAAACGACCATTTGCATTGACAGTTTCGTCCGCAAAACCAGAATTGAATGGCGAATTCGTACGGATGACGGATTCAAAATTTGTTAGATTCCTGATCTGGTCGATTGCCTTATTATATGAAATATTTGCAAAAACATTGGTGTAATTAAACATGTTAAAGCTGAAATAAGACAGATTCACATTATGATAAATAGCATTATCCAAACCTTCGTTACCAAAA
Encoded here:
- a CDS encoding Peptidase family M28, translating into MILKKSLKLALALVFLFQINSYSQESDPVIEQIVKEETENSQLEMLGHQLLDDIGPRLVGTPQMLKAHNWAVEKYKSWGIKAENETWGEWKSWERGITHIDMVSPRLQTLAGTQLAWNPGTSAEGVTAEVVVLPIVKDSLEFEKWLPSVKGKIVLISKKEATGRPDDNWEEYATKDSFDNMKKERDSVNNLWNQNMRNTGYGRRDIASALEDAGAVGIVSSYWSRAFGASKIFSASTKKIPMVNIQLEDYGMLYRMAEHGDKPKIKIVAQSKDLGVAPTFNTIGRIEGTEKPEEYVFLSAHFDSWDGGTGATDNGTGSLVMMETMRLLKKFYPNPKRTIIVGHWGSEEQGLNGSRAYVEDHPEIVANIQAVFNQDNGTGRIKDISGAGFLNSYNYLRNWLYAVPNYITDDIETEFPGSPAGGGSDNASFVAAGVPAFNLSSLSWDYWNYTWHTNLDTYDKIVFDDVKKNVILTAILVYMASEDPNTTSRDKIVLPISRRTGEQQEWPAQRSPTRKGGLDED